The following proteins come from a genomic window of Deltaproteobacteria bacterium:
- a CDS encoding DUF4102 domain-containing protein: MPLTDTAIRSAKPQAKPFKLFDGGGLHLLVGPAGGKWWRWKYRFGGKAKGLSFGVYPDVSLKSARERRDTARQQLAAGVDPGAARKAEKQAQAGAESFEAIAREWHAKFSPGWVASHGDRILRRLEKDLFPWLGKRAIAEIKAPELLSVLRRIESRGAQETAHRAMQNCGQVFRYAVATGRAERDPTGDLRGALPPPKEKHHASIIEPKRIGALLRAIDAYEGYFATKCALRLAPLVFVRPGELRKGQWPEIDLEKSEWRIPGERMKMREQHIVPLSHQAVEILRELEPLTNRPMASRPNAPCYVFPSARTRERPMSENAVLAALRRMGYPKEEMTGHGFRSMASTLLHEQGWNHQAIERQLAHAERNAVSAAYNFAEHLPERRKMMQAWADYLDGLKAGAEVIPLFRKA, from the coding sequence ATGCCGTTGACAGATACCGCTATTCGCTCCGCAAAGCCCCAGGCAAAACCATTCAAGTTGTTCGACGGCGGTGGTCTACATCTGCTAGTCGGCCCCGCTGGCGGCAAATGGTGGCGCTGGAAGTACCGCTTCGGTGGTAAGGCGAAGGGACTTTCCTTCGGCGTCTATCCAGACGTGAGTCTGAAATCGGCACGGGAAAGGCGGGATACAGCCCGACAGCAGCTCGCCGCTGGCGTCGATCCGGGTGCGGCGCGCAAAGCGGAAAAGCAGGCGCAGGCCGGCGCGGAAAGTTTCGAGGCCATCGCGCGGGAGTGGCACGCGAAGTTTTCACCGGGATGGGTAGCGAGTCACGGCGACCGTATTTTACGACGGCTCGAAAAAGACCTGTTTCCGTGGCTAGGCAAGCGGGCCATTGCGGAAATCAAAGCGCCCGAACTTCTGTCAGTGCTGCGCCGGATCGAGAGCCGAGGCGCGCAGGAAACGGCGCACCGGGCGATGCAGAACTGCGGGCAGGTTTTCCGCTACGCAGTAGCGACGGGCCGGGCCGAGCGCGACCCGACGGGCGATCTACGCGGCGCCCTCCCACCACCGAAAGAAAAGCACCACGCCTCCATCATCGAACCGAAGCGTATCGGCGCTTTGCTCCGCGCGATAGATGCCTACGAAGGTTACTTTGCGACGAAATGCGCGCTGAGGCTTGCGCCGCTGGTGTTCGTCCGGCCGGGCGAACTGCGTAAAGGGCAATGGCCGGAGATCGATCTTGAAAAGTCTGAATGGCGCATCCCAGGCGAGCGGATGAAAATGCGCGAGCAGCACATCGTTCCGTTGTCGCACCAGGCCGTTGAGATCCTGCGCGAGCTTGAACCGCTGACGAACCGCCCAATGGCCTCCAGGCCAAACGCTCCGTGCTACGTTTTCCCCAGCGCGCGAACGCGTGAGCGGCCCATGAGCGAAAACGCTGTGCTGGCTGCGCTGCGTCGGATGGGTTATCCGAAAGAAGAGATGACCGGCCACGGTTTCCGCAGTATGGCTTCGACGCTGCTCCATGAACAAGGCTGGAACCATCAAGCGATCGAGCGCCAGCTCGCCCACGCGGAACGCAACGCTGTCAGCGCCGCGTACAATTTCGCTGAGCATCTGCCGGAGCGACGCAAGATGATGCAGGCTTGGGCGGATTATTTGGATGGGCTGAAAGCTGGCGCGGAAGTAATACCACTATTCCGGAAAGCGTAA
- a CDS encoding glutamate--cysteine ligase, whose protein sequence is MSVIEKHEELEAYFQEAGKPRERWRVGTESEKVGVDKHTGQAIPYFGRRGVEYILRELIDRFRWEPIEQDGHIIALNRERAQITLEPGGQIELSGEPCENIHCTYGEFALHMRELLEVCEPLGVIFLGLGMQPASKLEEIQWVPKQRYGIMGPYMPTVGTLGQRMMKQTATVQANIDFLDEKDAMTKFRTGMGLAPVLIAMFANSPICDGRVNGYKSFREHIWTDTDKSRQGLLKFAFAPEACFGHYVEYALDVPMYFIIRHHNYIDMTSKTFRQYLEYGHNGERATMEDWADHLTTLFPETRIKRYIEIRSVDSQAPELMPALSALIKGTFYDNDCLLAAWDLVKSWSWDERNQVYLDSHENALAARIRRHALLDIAKEFLAIASEGLRRQHVLNDAGNDETIYLNPLSDLLAQGKCPADVILDKWHGELQKDLRKLIAYTAYKLP, encoded by the coding sequence ATGTCAGTCATTGAGAAACACGAAGAACTCGAAGCTTATTTTCAAGAAGCAGGCAAACCGCGCGAGCGGTGGCGGGTCGGCACCGAGTCCGAAAAAGTCGGCGTCGACAAGCACACCGGTCAAGCGATTCCTTACTTCGGTCGGCGCGGCGTCGAATATATTCTGCGCGAATTGATCGACCGCTTCCGCTGGGAACCGATCGAACAAGACGGCCACATCATCGCGCTCAACCGCGAGCGGGCGCAAATCACGCTTGAACCGGGCGGCCAGATCGAGCTCAGCGGCGAGCCCTGCGAAAACATTCACTGCACCTATGGCGAGTTTGCGTTGCACATGCGCGAGCTCTTAGAAGTATGCGAGCCGCTGGGAGTTATTTTTCTCGGCCTCGGTATGCAGCCGGCGAGCAAGCTGGAAGAAATTCAATGGGTGCCCAAGCAACGCTACGGCATCATGGGGCCGTACATGCCGACGGTGGGCACGCTCGGGCAGCGCATGATGAAGCAGACCGCCACGGTGCAGGCCAATATAGATTTCCTCGACGAAAAAGACGCCATGACGAAGTTTCGCACCGGCATGGGGCTTGCGCCGGTGCTGATCGCCATGTTCGCCAACTCACCGATCTGCGACGGGCGCGTGAACGGCTACAAAAGTTTCCGCGAGCATATCTGGACTGATACCGATAAGAGCCGCCAAGGCTTGCTCAAGTTCGCCTTCGCGCCGGAAGCTTGCTTCGGTCATTATGTCGAGTACGCTCTCGACGTGCCGATGTATTTCATCATCCGGCATCACAATTATATTGACATGACCAGCAAGACCTTTCGCCAGTATCTCGAATACGGCCACAACGGCGAGCGGGCGACGATGGAAGATTGGGCCGATCATCTAACCACGTTGTTTCCCGAGACGCGCATCAAGCGCTATATTGAAATTCGGTCCGTCGACAGCCAGGCGCCGGAACTGATGCCGGCGCTGTCGGCGCTAATCAAAGGCACGTTCTACGACAACGATTGCCTGCTCGCGGCGTGGGATTTGGTCAAGAGCTGGAGTTGGGACGAGCGCAATCAGGTATATCTCGACTCTCACGAGAACGCTTTGGCGGCGCGCATTCGGCGCCATGCGCTGCTCGATATCGCAAAGGAATTTCTGGCGATCGCGTCGGAAGGGTTGCGCCGCCAGCATGTTCTCAACGATGCCGGCAACGACGAGACGATTTATCTAAATCCGCTGAGCGATCTGCTCGCTCAAGGCAAATGCCCTGCCGATGTGATCCTCGACAAATGGCACGGCGAGTTGCAGAAGGATCTGCGTAAGTTGATCGCTTATACTGCTTACAAGTTGCCGTAG
- the panB gene encoding 3-methyl-2-oxobutanoate hydroxymethyltransferase, with product MGDKITVPHILKMKQRGEKITCLTAYDYSFARILDEAGVEMLLVGDSLGCVIQGGQNTLAVTMDEMIYHTRTVVRGRKRALVIGDMPFISYQVSREQALQNAGRFFKEAGAEAIKLEGGVAVRDAIHAIVAAGMPVMGHVGLTPQSVHQFGGYKIQGREKNRREAVMQDALAVEEAGAFAVVLEGMPSDLAQEITQRLTIPTIGIGAGGHCDGQVLVIHDMLGLFDDFTPKFVKQFANIKSAVSGAVKNFIGEVKEKTFPAEEHSFK from the coding sequence ATGGGCGACAAGATCACCGTACCGCATATTTTGAAGATGAAGCAGCGCGGCGAGAAAATCACTTGCTTGACCGCCTACGACTATTCCTTCGCGCGCATCCTCGACGAAGCCGGCGTGGAAATGCTCTTGGTCGGCGACTCGCTCGGCTGCGTGATACAGGGCGGACAAAATACTTTGGCCGTGACCATGGACGAGATGATCTATCACACCCGCACTGTAGTGCGCGGGCGCAAGCGCGCATTGGTAATCGGTGACATGCCGTTCATCTCCTATCAAGTGAGCCGCGAGCAGGCGCTGCAAAATGCCGGGCGCTTTTTCAAAGAAGCCGGCGCGGAAGCGATTAAATTAGAAGGCGGTGTCGCGGTGCGCGACGCGATTCACGCCATCGTCGCCGCCGGCATGCCGGTGATGGGCCATGTCGGTTTGACGCCCCAATCGGTGCACCAGTTTGGCGGCTACAAGATTCAAGGGCGGGAGAAAAATCGCCGCGAAGCGGTCATGCAAGACGCCTTGGCGGTGGAAGAGGCCGGCGCGTTCGCCGTGGTCTTAGAAGGCATGCCGAGCGATCTAGCGCAGGAGATCACCCAGCGCTTGACGATTCCGACCATCGGTATCGGCGCCGGCGGTCACTGCGATGGACAGGTCTTGGTGATCCATGACATGCTCGGTCTGTTCGATGATTTCACGCCCAAGTTTGTCAAACAATTCGCCAACATCAAAAGCGCCGTCAGCGGCGCGGTGAAAAATTTCATCGGCGAGGTGAAGGAGAAAACTTTTCCTGCCGAGGAGCATTCGTTCAAGTAG
- a CDS encoding DUF502 domain-containing protein — MAEEVSTKVKTRWRDRLQRYFLAGLLVFLPVAITLWFIGWVIDLLDSVLAVLPVSFHPNSHLPFPIPKLGAVVTLLLILFLGMLTRGVATRRFLAVWESVFVQIPVFRGIYTAVQKLVQTFLGPSNAERQVVLVEYPRVGVFTIGFAMGRAWSHLEEKRNAQLVNVFVPTTPNPTSGFYLLFPIDQVTPLNMTMEEALKLITSSGLITPDEKNKNGN, encoded by the coding sequence GTGGCGGAAGAAGTTTCGACAAAAGTAAAAACTCGTTGGCGCGATCGGCTGCAACGCTATTTCCTCGCCGGCTTGTTGGTGTTTTTGCCGGTGGCGATCACGCTATGGTTTATCGGCTGGGTGATCGATTTGTTGGACAGCGTGCTGGCGGTACTGCCGGTGTCGTTTCATCCCAACAGCCACCTGCCGTTTCCGATTCCCAAACTCGGCGCCGTCGTTACGCTGCTGTTGATTCTGTTTCTCGGCATGCTCACGCGCGGCGTGGCGACGCGCCGGTTTCTCGCTGTCTGGGAAAGCGTTTTTGTGCAGATACCGGTTTTTCGCGGCATCTATACCGCCGTGCAGAAACTGGTGCAAACTTTTCTCGGCCCGTCCAACGCCGAGCGCCAGGTGGTGCTGGTCGAATATCCGCGCGTCGGTGTGTTCACCATCGGTTTTGCCATGGGCCGGGCTTGGTCCCATCTGGAGGAAAAACGTAACGCTCAACTGGTCAACGTGTTTGTTCCCACCACGCCCAACCCAACGTCCGGCTTCTACTTGCTATTTCCCATCGATCAAGTCACGCCGCTCAACATGACGATGGAAGAGGCGCTCAAGCTGATTACCTCCAGCGGTCTGATCACGCCGGACGAGAAAAATAAAAATGGCAACTAA
- the acpS gene encoding holo-[acyl-carrier-protein] synthase, protein MIISTGVDLAEVDRIQAALEHPRSGRRFRDRVFTEKEIAYCEKKKRGKYESYAGRFAAKEAVMKALGRGWGSKVRWLDIEVARARSGKPEIVLHDKTAKLAEELGVRRWALSITHTKQHGLAFVIAQDE, encoded by the coding sequence ATGATCATCAGCACCGGAGTCGATCTCGCCGAAGTTGACCGCATCCAGGCGGCGCTTGAGCATCCGCGCAGCGGGCGGCGCTTTCGCGATCGCGTTTTCACCGAGAAAGAAATCGCCTACTGCGAGAAGAAGAAGCGTGGCAAGTACGAGAGCTATGCCGGGCGGTTCGCGGCGAAGGAGGCGGTGATGAAGGCGCTCGGACGCGGCTGGGGCTCGAAGGTGCGCTGGCTCGATATCGAAGTGGCGCGGGCGCGCAGCGGCAAGCCGGAGATCGTTTTACATGACAAGACGGCGAAGCTTGCCGAAGAGTTGGGGGTTCGCCGCTGGGCGCTGTCGATCACGCATACCAAGCAGCACGGGCTGGCGTTCGTGATCGCGCAGGATGAATAG
- the nagZ gene encoding beta-N-acetylhexosaminidase, which translates to METLREKIGQMFLIGCQGESLTVNEQLICAEYQFGGAILFKRNCAEPAQMRGLCQSLWDTAGETPPFIAIDQEGGRVHRLPPPFTHFPAAARIGEKNNPELARSLGRAAAEELKLIGVNLNFAPVLDVDSNPQNPIIGDRAFGRDPTRVIDIASAWTQGLRDGGIIPCGKHFPGHGDTDKDSHLELPMVRKSFDELKTVEWPPFAHACRNCIEALMTAHVLYPALDRNLPATLSEAIVTGLLRYQFGYDGVVFSDDMEMQAIADNYGVEEAAARAVRAGVDVLLFCHDLEKAIQAFELLCDEAANDPLMRARVEESLRRITELKHRYVKEFTAMRENEIVARLIELNHQRMLTDNFGED; encoded by the coding sequence ATGGAGACGCTGCGCGAGAAAATCGGCCAAATGTTTCTCATCGGCTGCCAGGGCGAGAGCCTAACGGTTAATGAGCAATTGATCTGCGCCGAATATCAGTTCGGCGGCGCGATCTTGTTCAAACGCAACTGCGCCGAGCCGGCCCAAATGCGCGGCCTGTGCCAAAGCCTATGGGATACGGCCGGCGAAACGCCGCCGTTCATCGCCATCGATCAAGAAGGCGGCCGCGTCCATCGCCTGCCGCCACCGTTCACTCACTTTCCAGCCGCAGCGCGCATAGGCGAAAAAAATAATCCTGAACTTGCACGCAGCCTCGGCCGCGCCGCGGCAGAAGAGCTGAAGCTCATCGGCGTCAATCTCAACTTCGCGCCGGTGCTCGACGTCGATTCCAATCCTCAGAATCCGATCATCGGCGACCGCGCCTTTGGCCGCGATCCAACGCGAGTCATCGACATCGCCTCGGCGTGGACGCAAGGATTGCGCGACGGCGGCATCATCCCCTGCGGCAAACATTTTCCCGGCCATGGCGACACCGACAAAGACTCGCACTTAGAATTGCCAATGGTGCGGAAATCGTTCGACGAGTTGAAGACAGTGGAATGGCCGCCCTTCGCCCACGCGTGCCGTAATTGCATCGAAGCGCTGATGACCGCCCATGTGCTCTACCCGGCATTAGATCGAAATCTGCCAGCGACCTTGTCCGAAGCCATCGTCACCGGCCTGCTGCGCTATCAATTCGGCTATGACGGCGTCGTGTTCAGCGACGACATGGAGATGCAAGCCATCGCCGACAACTACGGCGTCGAAGAAGCTGCCGCCCGAGCCGTGCGCGCCGGTGTCGACGTGTTGCTCTTCTGCCACGACTTGGAGAAGGCGATTCAAGCTTTTGAACTTCTCTGTGATGAGGCCGCCAACGATCCGCTGATGCGCGCCCGGGTCGAAGAAAGTTTGCGCCGGATCACCGAACTCAAGCACCGCTATGTAAAAGAATTTACCGCCATGAGAGAAAACGAAATCGTCGCGCGGCTAATTGAATTGAACCACCAACGAATGCTCACTGACAACTTCGGCGAAGACTAA
- a CDS encoding pantoate--beta-alanine ligase: MQIIEPISDMRAWSAAQRRAGRRVIFVPTMGFLHEGHLCLMRDARLRGDSVVASIFVNPTQFAPGEDFAAYPRDFERDRQMLDAEGVDVLFHPAAAEIYPTGAETFVQVEKLSLPLCGAVRAGHFRGVATVVAKLLNIVQPHTAIFGEKDFQQLQVIRRMARDLLLDVEIVGHPIVREADGLAMSSRNFYLTATERQAAVCLSRALCKAERLLRRGETAATAIVNLVSAELAKEPLAQVEYVQLCDAETLDAVADVHAPAVLALAVRIGKARLIDNRVLRP; this comes from the coding sequence ATGCAGATCATCGAGCCTATCTCCGACATGCGCGCCTGGAGCGCAGCGCAGCGGCGCGCCGGTCGTCGTGTCATTTTTGTGCCGACCATGGGCTTTCTCCACGAGGGGCATCTTTGTCTGATGCGCGACGCGCGTTTGCGCGGCGATTCTGTCGTCGCGTCGATCTTCGTCAATCCGACCCAATTCGCGCCGGGTGAAGACTTCGCGGCCTATCCGCGCGACTTCGAGCGCGATCGGCAAATGCTCGATGCCGAGGGCGTCGATGTTTTGTTTCATCCGGCGGCTGCGGAAATCTATCCGACCGGAGCCGAGACTTTCGTCCAAGTCGAGAAGTTGAGCCTGCCACTGTGCGGCGCGGTGCGGGCCGGCCACTTTCGCGGCGTGGCAACCGTGGTTGCTAAGTTGTTAAATATCGTCCAGCCGCACACGGCGATTTTTGGCGAGAAAGATTTTCAGCAGCTGCAAGTGATCCGCCGCATGGCGCGCGATTTATTGCTGGACGTGGAAATCGTCGGCCATCCGATCGTGCGCGAAGCGGACGGCTTGGCGATGAGTTCGCGTAATTTCTATTTAACTGCGACCGAACGCCAAGCGGCGGTCTGTTTGTCGCGTGCACTGTGCAAGGCCGAGCGCTTATTGCGTCGCGGCGAAACCGCGGCAACGGCGATTGTTAACTTGGTCAGCGCCGAACTCGCTAAAGAACCGCTCGCCCAAGTTGAATACGTGCAACTGTGCGACGCCGAAACTTTGGACGCTGTTGCCGACGTCCACGCCCCAGCGGTGCTCGCGCTCGCCGTGCGCATCGGCAAGGCGCGCTTGATCGACAATCGCGTGCTCAGACCCTAA
- the mtnA gene encoding S-methyl-5-thioribose-1-phosphate isomerase → MAVKTIEWKNDRVIMLDQRLLPHKEVYRVCRDYNQVAAAIRSMVIRGAPAIGVAAAMGVALGALGAPEKTFDREFERIVLTLGKTRPTAVNLFWALRRMRDVYAAQRSRGVANVQRALKDEAQKIYQEDIAANRQIGKFGAALMRNAKRIMTHCNAGALATAGYGTALGVLRALKESGSKFEVIVNETRPFLQGTRLTAWELKKEKIPATLITDNMAGYMMAKGKVDAVVVGCDRVAANGDVANKIGTYTIAVLAQRHKIPFYVAGPTSSIDIDCPTGNDIPIEQRDPTEVSHIFGKPLGPKGIKIFNPAFDVTPHELISAIITEKGVINPPYQRNIRSHVSH, encoded by the coding sequence ATGGCGGTAAAAACCATCGAATGGAAGAACGATCGAGTCATCATGCTCGATCAGCGTCTCCTGCCGCACAAAGAGGTGTATAGGGTTTGCCGCGATTACAATCAAGTCGCGGCAGCGATCCGCTCGATGGTGATTCGCGGCGCGCCGGCCATCGGTGTGGCGGCGGCCATGGGGGTGGCGTTGGGCGCGCTTGGGGCGCCTGAGAAAACTTTCGACCGGGAGTTCGAGCGGATCGTTTTGACATTGGGAAAGACCCGGCCGACGGCTGTGAATCTGTTTTGGGCGCTGCGGCGCATGCGCGATGTTTACGCCGCCCAACGCAGCCGCGGTGTGGCAAACGTGCAGCGGGCGCTCAAAGACGAAGCGCAAAAAATTTACCAAGAAGATATCGCCGCCAATCGGCAAATCGGCAAGTTCGGCGCGGCGCTGATGCGCAACGCCAAACGGATCATGACCCACTGCAACGCCGGCGCGTTGGCGACGGCCGGTTACGGCACCGCGCTGGGCGTGCTCCGGGCGCTCAAGGAGTCGGGCAGCAAGTTTGAAGTTATCGTTAACGAAACCCGGCCGTTTCTCCAAGGTACTAGACTGACCGCTTGGGAACTCAAGAAGGAAAAAATTCCCGCGACGCTGATCACCGACAATATGGCCGGTTACATGATGGCGAAAGGTAAAGTCGACGCGGTGGTGGTCGGTTGCGATCGGGTGGCGGCCAATGGCGACGTGGCCAACAAGATCGGCACTTATACGATCGCCGTGCTGGCGCAGCGTCACAAGATTCCTTTTTATGTCGCCGGACCGACGTCGTCCATCGATATCGATTGCCCGACGGGCAACGATATTCCCATCGAGCAGCGCGATCCCACCGAGGTGTCGCATATTTTCGGTAAGCCGCTGGGGCCCAAGGGAATTAAGATATTCAATCCGGCGTTCGACGTCACGCCGCACGAGCTGATCTCGGCTATCATTACGGAAAAGGGAGTGATAAACCCTCCCTATCAACGGAACATTCGCAGTCATGTCAGTCATTGA
- the smpB gene encoding SsrA-binding protein SmpB — protein sequence MATKKTADAVEQVVCVNRQARHNYFIDDTYEAGLVLVGSEVKSLRDGKANLSDSYANIRKGEAFLINFHISPYPGANQFNHEPTRTRKLLLHAREIDKLTGKTKERGLTLVALKVYFKNGRAKIELGLARGKKLYDKRETLKRKDAAREVERSLRSRR from the coding sequence ATGGCAACTAAAAAGACCGCGGATGCTGTAGAGCAGGTGGTATGCGTCAACCGTCAAGCGCGTCACAATTATTTCATCGACGACACTTACGAAGCGGGCTTGGTGCTGGTCGGCAGCGAAGTGAAGTCGCTGCGCGACGGCAAAGCCAATTTGAGCGACAGCTATGCCAACATTCGCAAAGGCGAAGCCTTCCTAATCAATTTCCACATCAGCCCCTATCCCGGCGCCAACCAGTTCAATCACGAGCCGACGCGCACGCGCAAGCTTCTGCTGCACGCGCGCGAGATCGACAAGCTCACCGGCAAGACCAAAGAACGCGGCTTAACCTTGGTCGCGCTCAAAGTCTATTTTAAAAACGGCCGAGCCAAAATCGAACTCGGCTTGGCGCGCGGTAAAAAGCTCTACGACAAGCGCGAAACCCTCAAGCGCAAAGACGCCGCACGGGAAGTCGAACGGTCGCTGCGGTCCAGACGCTGA
- a CDS encoding deoxynucleoside kinase, with amino-acid sequence MAKAKYIVVEGPIGVGKSSLAKILANEFQARTIFERIEDNPFLPKFYKSRETFAFQNQTFFLLNRYQQQMELAQHDLFNQNVVADYLFAKDQIFATLTLSAEELSLYQQIYALLNTRVAKPDLVVYLQARPEVLYKRVKKRDKKYERSVTVEYLTEVAQAYNQFFFHYDETPLLVVNTSEIDFVASSKDLADLIKEINHMGSGTQHYIPLGSR; translated from the coding sequence ATGGCGAAGGCGAAGTACATAGTCGTCGAGGGGCCGATCGGGGTCGGCAAGTCGAGCTTGGCGAAGATCCTGGCCAACGAGTTCCAAGCCCGGACGATCTTCGAACGGATCGAAGACAATCCGTTCCTGCCGAAGTTTTACAAATCGCGTGAGACCTTTGCCTTCCAAAATCAGACCTTCTTTCTGCTCAACCGCTACCAACAGCAGATGGAGCTGGCCCAGCATGACCTATTCAACCAAAATGTCGTCGCCGATTATCTATTCGCCAAGGATCAGATCTTCGCGACGCTGACATTAAGCGCTGAAGAGCTGAGTCTCTACCAGCAGATTTATGCGTTACTGAACACTCGGGTGGCGAAACCGGACTTGGTCGTCTATCTTCAGGCGCGCCCCGAGGTGCTTTACAAAAGGGTCAAAAAAAGGGATAAAAAATACGAGCGAAGCGTGACCGTCGAGTACCTTACCGAAGTGGCCCAGGCGTATAATCAGTTTTTTTTCCACTACGATGAAACGCCGTTGTTAGTGGTGAACACTTCGGAGATTGATTTCGTGGCGAGCAGCAAGGATCTGGCTGACTTGATCAAAGAGATCAATCATATGGGCTCGGGCACGCAGCACTATATACCGCTTGGATCCAGATAG
- a CDS encoding extracellular solute-binding protein produces the protein MGQFSVSGNSAEDTKQLSGAFQKKYPFIQVETYRSSTEAVANKILTETRAGRYLYDIVNNGAFEIWPLYKRGLLGKYISPERKPYPPSAQDPEGQWNDLYDSHYVIGYQTKMVSAKEAPKDWEDLLNPKWKGNIALDTEDHEWYMAMLASMGEEKGKAFMKHLAKQDPQWRKGHTLIAQQMAAGEFPLALIYAHRAEKMKAQGAPIDWADTSNPIVTGMRLVSMGVRPPNPNAAKLMFDFVISKEGQSVIRSFYRIPAHPEVEPLTPKLDPKRLKLFRAAPNLAENSDRHIREFREIFGLK, from the coding sequence GTGGGTCAGTTTTCGGTCAGCGGCAACAGCGCCGAGGACACAAAGCAACTCTCGGGCGCATTTCAGAAAAAATATCCCTTCATTCAGGTCGAGACTTATCGCTCCAGCACTGAAGCGGTCGCTAACAAGATTCTGACGGAAACACGGGCCGGCAGATATCTTTATGACATCGTAAACAATGGTGCTTTTGAAATATGGCCGCTTTACAAACGAGGTCTATTGGGCAAATACATCTCACCCGAAAGAAAACCTTATCCTCCTTCTGCGCAGGACCCAGAGGGCCAGTGGAATGATCTTTATGACAGTCATTACGTCATCGGTTATCAAACAAAGATGGTTTCTGCCAAGGAGGCGCCCAAAGATTGGGAAGATTTGCTTAACCCCAAGTGGAAGGGCAATATCGCGTTGGATACAGAAGACCATGAGTGGTACATGGCCATGCTAGCATCTATGGGAGAAGAAAAAGGGAAGGCGTTTATGAAGCACCTTGCCAAGCAAGATCCGCAGTGGCGCAAGGGTCACACTCTTATCGCCCAACAAATGGCAGCAGGAGAGTTCCCGCTGGCCTTAATTTACGCTCACCGAGCAGAAAAGATGAAGGCTCAAGGCGCTCCCATTGATTGGGCGGATACATCCAATCCAATTGTGACCGGCATGCGACTTGTGTCTATGGGAGTCCGTCCTCCAAATCCCAATGCGGCGAAGCTCATGTTTGATTTCGTGATCTCCAAGGAGGGGCAATCTGTAATTCGGTCGTTTTATAGAATTCCCGCTCATCCTGAAGTGGAACCTTTGACCCCGAAACTTGATCCGAAAAGATTGAAACTCTTTCGGGCTGCGCCGAATTTAGCCGAAAATTCTGACCGACACATACGCGAATTTCGCGAGATATTCGGTCTGAAATAG